GACACCAAGGGCGAATCCACCGTGTTTGGCGATGCCAAGACCTGGACGCCAGCAGTCGCGGCGCTGCTCAACGGCGCGCTCGGCCATTCCCTCGATTTCGACGACACCCATGCGGATTCCTCGCTGCATCCGAGTGCGCCGGTTGTGCCTGCGGCGTTCGCCGTCGGCGAGATGGTCGGCGCGTCGGGGCGCGACGTGCTCACCGCGATCGTTGCCGGCTACGAAGTCTGCTGCCGGCTCGGCAACGCGCTGGACCCGACCTCGCATTATGCGCGCGGCTTCCATCCGACCGCGACGGCGGGCACCTATGGCGCGGCTGCGGCAGCGGCAAAACTGTTCGGCCTGTCCGAGCAGCAGATCATCGCCGCCTTCGGCGTCTCCGGCAGCCAGGCCGCGGGCTCGCTGCAATTCCTGATGAACGGCGCCTGGAACAAGCGCTACCAGGTCGGCGCCGCCGCGATGAACGGCTTGATCGCCGCGACGCTGGCGCGCAACGACTTCGTCGGCGCGACCGAATCGATCGAGGGCAAGCACGGCCTGCTCGCCGGCTACACCGACGACGCGCATTCCGACAAGGCGGTCGCCGAGCTCGGCAAGAGCTATGAGACGATGAAGATCGGCGTCAAACCGTATCCGAGCTGCCGCTATACGCATGCTGCGATCGACGCGCTGATCGCGATGCGGCGCGAGCACAATCTGACGCCGGACCAGGTCAAGCGCGTCGAGATCGGGCTGCATCGCAACGGCATCACACTGACCGGCGATGCCGCGACCAAGCGGCATCCCACCTCGATCGTCGGCGGCCAGTTCTCGATGTTCTTCACCGGCGCGCTCGCGCTCGACCAGGGCAGCTTTGGCTGGGACGACTATGGCCGCCTCGGCGACGCCGCCATCGATGCGCTGGCCGACAAGTTCGACGTGGTGCAGGACGACCGGCTCGAGATCGGCCGCACCCATCCCTTCGGCGCGCGCGTGAGTATCACGACGGACGACGGCGTGCACGAGCGGCTCCATGCCGATCCCTCCGGCGAGCCGACCTCCTTCCCCGACGCGCAGGCGATGCAGCAGAAATTCCTGACGCTGGCACGTCCCGTGCTGAACGCGCGCGCGGAGAAATTTGCCGACGCGATCCTGTCGCTGGAGCGGTTCGATCGCGTCGCGAAGGCGACGGAGCTGGGGCGGCAGTAGCTGTCTGCTCGCCTCTCCCCGCTTGCGGGGAGAGGCCGGATCGCATCGAAGATGCGATCCGGGTGAGGGGGAGTCTCCACGAGTCCAACTATGACCGTCCCCGCGGAGAGTCCCCTTCACCCCGACCCTCTCCCCGCAGACGGGGAGAGGGAGAAGAGGCCGCGGCTCCTCTCTGCGGCCATCAATTCACTCCCGCCACCTCCCCCTTGTCGCGTGTCGCCGCGACCACGTCGCGCACGAGATCGAACACCCCATCCGCATCCGGTGGGGCGTTCGGCGAGCGCCCGAGCCGCACGATCACGAGTTGCTCGGACGGGATCACGATCGTGTACTGGCCGATCGTGCCCTTGGCGAAGAAGGCATCGCGCGGCCAGCCATGCTCGATACGAAAATTCGCGCCAAAACTGTCGCCCCGGTTGGTCCAGAAGCCGGCGCCAATGCCGACCCACGCATTCGGCGTGGCCGAGGCCGAGTAGCTCACCCAACCCTCGGGCAGGATGCGCTTGCCGCCGGCGATCCCGTCGTTGAGATAGAGCTGGCCGAAGCGCGCCCAGTCGCGCGCGGATGCCAGCATCTCGCTGGAGCCCTCCATCGTGCCGGCCCCGTCGAGCTGAAGCGTGGCATGGCGCATGCCGAGCGGCGCGAACAATTCGCGGCGCACGAAGGCAAGCACGTCGGCGGGATTGCCGCCGACCGCGTCGCGGATCAGATGCGCGAGGATGAGCGTGTTGCCATCATGATAGTTCCACACGGCGCCCGGAACCGTTGCGAGCGGCATGCTCTCGGCATAGGCGGCCATGTCGTCTTGCAAGAACTTCATGCGATTGACCGGCTCGAGCGCCGAGGCGAGCGAAGCCTGGAGCGAGCTACCGAGCGCAAGGCCGGCGGTGTGGCGCAGAAGATGATCGACGGTGATGGCGTGACGCGGATCATCCGGATCGCGCCAGGCGGCAACCGGCGCGAGCCCGTCGAGCTTCAGCCTGCCCTGCCGCACGAGGACGCCGATCAAAGCCGAGACCACCGATTTGGTCATGGAGAAGCCGAGCAGCGGCGTCTCGGGTCCGACACCTTCCGCATAGCGCTCCGCGACGATGCGGCCATTCTTCATGACGATCACGGCGCGGGTGCGCCGGTACGGCGGCTGCGCGGGCTCGGCGAAGGCACGGTCCAGCGCGGCGGCAAGCCCCTCGCTTTGCGGCGGCACGATCGAAGGGCCGGCGATCTCGGGCAGCAACGCGGGCTGCCTGTCGTCGGGCAGCGGTTCGACGTCGGCGAGCCCCGCACCATGCTCCAGCGTGCAGCCGAGGCCCTCGCGATAGACGGCATGGCTGCGGCCGATGCCGAACAGCGTCACCGTGACGTCCTTGCGCACGCGGTCGACCTGGTAGTCCATCGCCCAGGTGATCAGACCGGTGCCGGGCATTGCATCGGTGGTCTCGGTGAAGGTGCGCCGTGGATCGAGGCCGGAGACGAACGTCTCGGCGCAGAGGATGCCGGCGACGAAACTGGTGGCGACCTCGGGCACGTCGCGGGCACGTGCCGCGCCGAGGGCCAGGCCGACGCAGACAACGGTGGTGGCGAGGAGGATGAGCTTGCGGCGGCGGGTCAACGGCGTTCTCCGGCTGAAGCTACGTGCTGCCCGAGAGGAAGCCGGAGCGGGCTGATGCCGGCTTGCCGGATTTGAAAATGGGCCTTGCTGGAATTGGGCGATGGCTGATCGATTCTGGAATAAGAAAACAAATTCAATGGTTTAGGTTTGCACAAGCCCGTCGCGCCGGCGGCGCTCTGCTCCCTCGCCCCGCTTGCGGGGAGAGGGTTGGGGTGAGGGGGAGTCTCCGCGGGGACGGTAACAGTTAGATTCGCGGAAGCTCCCCTCACCCGGATTGCATCTTCGATGCAATCCGGCCTCTCCCCGCAGGCGGGGAGAGGCGAGGACGGAGCTCACGCCGCGTTCGCCTTCAGCCGCCGGTATTCGGTCGGCGTCACGCCGGTGATGGCCTTGAACGCCCGATTGAACGGGCCGAGCGACTGGAAGCCGGCATCCATCGCGATGGTGATGACAGGCACCTCGGCCTGGGCCGGATCGGCGAGCGCGGCCTTGGCCTCCTCGATCCGGTGGTTGTTCAGGAACGCATTGAAGTTGCGATAGCCGAGCCGCTGGTTGATCAGCCGGCGCAGCCGGTATTCGGGGATTTTGAGCCGTCCCGCCAGCACACCGATGGTGATGCTCTCCTGGCGATAGATCCGCTCATCCGCCATCAGCCGCATCAAGGCATCGATCAGTTTCCGGTCGGCGGCATCCTCGACCGCTGCGGGTTGCCTCGGCGCGATCGCAGGTGCGGGCTCGGCAGCCACCGGGAACAGATCTGCGCCGTCGACGCGCATCATCGCGCAAGCGATCGCGGCGACGACGATTGCGAGCACTGCGGCATTGAACGTGTTGGCGATGTCGCCCCCGCCGCTCCCGCCGACGAAAACC
The DNA window shown above is from Bradyrhizobium sp. CB1650 and carries:
- a CDS encoding MmgE/PrpD family protein → MAHETATLAAYVANLKYQDIPAEVLDRAKVLTLDFLGSAIRARSEAESTPSLLKMLEALALDTKGESTVFGDAKTWTPAVAALLNGALGHSLDFDDTHADSSLHPSAPVVPAAFAVGEMVGASGRDVLTAIVAGYEVCCRLGNALDPTSHYARGFHPTATAGTYGAAAAAAKLFGLSEQQIIAAFGVSGSQAAGSLQFLMNGAWNKRYQVGAAAMNGLIAATLARNDFVGATESIEGKHGLLAGYTDDAHSDKAVAELGKSYETMKIGVKPYPSCRYTHAAIDALIAMRREHNLTPDQVKRVEIGLHRNGITLTGDAATKRHPTSIVGGQFSMFFTGALALDQGSFGWDDYGRLGDAAIDALADKFDVVQDDRLEIGRTHPFGARVSITTDDGVHERLHADPSGEPTSFPDAQAMQQKFLTLARPVLNARAEKFADAILSLERFDRVAKATELGRQ
- a CDS encoding helix-turn-helix domain-containing protein, with protein sequence MTLAAIELACRAATVALLLVLAASLFSGFRNVVAGRLAIAFAFGSAAHAASYSIGAPVQTSAWHAPLIALSTGNVVVFWLFTRALFDDEFCLRWRHGAVWALVAAFSFVNCLWIAPGGNLRLAVIATNLISLGFIALAVVQTIASWPADLVERRRRVRVFIVAAAAVYGGLNALLQVFVGGSGGGDIANTFNAAVLAIVVAAIACAMMRVDGADLFPVAAEPAPAIAPRQPAAVEDAADRKLIDALMRLMADERIYRQESITIGVLAGRLKIPEYRLRRLINQRLGYRNFNAFLNNHRIEEAKAALADPAQAEVPVITIAMDAGFQSLGPFNRAFKAITGVTPTEYRRLKANAA
- a CDS encoding serine hydrolase, whose product is MTRRRKLILLATTVVCVGLALGAARARDVPEVATSFVAGILCAETFVSGLDPRRTFTETTDAMPGTGLITWAMDYQVDRVRKDVTVTLFGIGRSHAVYREGLGCTLEHGAGLADVEPLPDDRQPALLPEIAGPSIVPPQSEGLAAALDRAFAEPAQPPYRRTRAVIVMKNGRIVAERYAEGVGPETPLLGFSMTKSVVSALIGVLVRQGRLKLDGLAPVAAWRDPDDPRHAITVDHLLRHTAGLALGSSLQASLASALEPVNRMKFLQDDMAAYAESMPLATVPGAVWNYHDGNTLILAHLIRDAVGGNPADVLAFVRRELFAPLGMRHATLQLDGAGTMEGSSEMLASARDWARFGQLYLNDGIAGGKRILPEGWVSYSASATPNAWVGIGAGFWTNRGDSFGANFRIEHGWPRDAFFAKGTIGQYTIVIPSEQLVIVRLGRSPNAPPDADGVFDLVRDVVAATRDKGEVAGVN